The following coding sequences are from one Diabrotica virgifera virgifera chromosome 2, PGI_DIABVI_V3a window:
- the LOC114344754 gene encoding uncharacterized protein LOC114344754 produces the protein MRVRTEHWEILLSFCEENPQLITNKFIGSDRRTKGIALWKTVSTALNSLGYGQKTIDGWKKTLTDWKSKTKAKAASLRREQEKTGGGSSQLTPLSALEKRLLSLMGIQAVLDNEYVPELQFEEVEVHYVDIEMPKSTIKVEHDYHIESQVDDTSNKPSTSRANLSERDNKSAKRKFDYQDETETSESQPNPHITVPLSNNPLDLNQESLQLLQNISDNTDSMVRSLEDIPLDLYQGSLQLLQSISDNTGSMARSLENIATSLSIIAERLKNK, from the exons ATGAGGGTCCGAACGGAGCATTGGGAAATCTTACTTTCGTTTTGCGAGGAGAATCCCCAATTAATTACAAACAAATTTATTGGAAGCGACCGACGAACTAAGGGAATAGCTCTGTGGAAAACTGTTTCCACGGCATTAAACAGTTTGGGATATGGTCAAAAAACCATAGACGGATGGAAAAAG ACACTAACAGACTGGAAAAGCAAAACTAAAGCGAAAGCAGCTTCCTTAAGAAGGGAACAAGAGAAGACTGGTGGTGGTTCATCTCAGTTAACCCCTCTATCCGCATTGGAGAAAAGACTCTTGAGCCTAATGGGAATCCAGGCTGTCCTCGATAATGAATATGTACCGGAATTACAGTTTGAAGAG GTCGAAGTCCATTATGTGGATATTGAAATGCCCAAAAGCACTATAAAAGTGGAACATGATTACCATATCGAG AGCCAAGTGGATGATACTTCAAACAAACCCAGCACTTCTCGTGCCAATTTATCCGAAAGAGACAATAAAAGCGCAAAGAGAAAATTTGACTACCAGGATGAGACAGAAACGAGCGAGTCTCAACCCAATCCACATATTACAGTTCCATTATCAAATAATCCATTAGATCTTAACCAAGAGTCATTACAACTGTTGCAAAATATTAGCGATAATACTGATAGCATGGTAAGATCTCTGGAGGATATTCCATTAGATCTTTACCAAGGGTCATTACAACTCTTGCAAAGTATTAGCGATAATACTGGCAGCATGGCAAGATCTCTGGAGAATATTGCCACATCACTAAGCATAATAGCcgaacgtttaaaaaataaatag